Proteins from a genomic interval of Marmoricola sp. OAE513:
- a CDS encoding class I SAM-dependent methyltransferase, translated as MTTLETVVVTARRGVRIVQFGPLRISYDQRVLEPRPWTALQSRWANQLIGTAAPGPVLELCSGAGQIGLLAVHGTDRRLVAVDANPVASAFHRINARAAGLEDQVEVRTSYLTDACAEDELFPMILADPPWVLRSQVDRFPDDPVRAIDGGEDGLDVARQCIDVINRHLDDDGVALVQVGDGPQVQQLADALPYGLVATEHRAEPGRGAVVKVVATEPRQRRLTGRGSGARG; from the coding sequence ATGACGACCCTCGAGACAGTGGTGGTGACGGCCCGTCGTGGCGTGCGCATCGTCCAGTTCGGTCCGCTCCGGATCTCCTACGACCAGCGCGTGCTCGAACCGCGACCGTGGACCGCGTTGCAGTCACGCTGGGCGAACCAGCTGATCGGAACAGCAGCGCCGGGCCCCGTGCTCGAGCTCTGCTCCGGCGCCGGCCAGATCGGACTGCTCGCCGTGCACGGCACCGACCGGCGCCTGGTCGCGGTCGACGCCAACCCGGTGGCCAGCGCCTTCCACCGCATCAATGCCCGGGCCGCCGGCCTCGAGGACCAGGTCGAGGTGCGCACCAGCTACCTGACCGACGCCTGCGCGGAGGACGAGCTCTTCCCGATGATCCTGGCGGACCCGCCCTGGGTGCTGCGCAGCCAGGTCGACAGGTTCCCCGACGACCCGGTGCGTGCGATCGACGGCGGCGAGGACGGGCTGGACGTCGCCCGCCAGTGCATCGACGTCATCAACCGTCACCTCGACGACGACGGCGTGGCACTGGTGCAGGTGGGCGACGGCCCCCAGGTCCAGCAGCTCGCGGACGCGCTGCCGTACGGCCTCGTCGCGACCGAGCACCGCGCGGAGCCTGGCCGCGGTGCCGTGGTGAAGGTGGTCGCCACCGAGCCCCGGCAGCGTCGGCTGACCGGTCGAGGATCGGGCGCTCGTGGCTGA
- a CDS encoding TetR/AcrR family transcriptional regulator encodes MTTEQRPLRADAQRNLERITASAQALFAERGAKAQMEDIAAHAGVGIGTLYRRFSTKEALLTALVRKRFQEFATIAAECEVIEDPYDALATSMRRQAMSADGDAAFQLAMMNLDSFSWDGIEEDKAALNAVLGRMIDRARAAGVVRSDLTVEDYGMMMCGTTATMYFLHGKVAWQRHLDLLLAGLRP; translated from the coding sequence GTGACCACGGAGCAGCGCCCCCTGCGGGCCGACGCGCAGCGCAACCTCGAGCGGATCACCGCCTCGGCGCAGGCCCTCTTCGCCGAGCGCGGGGCCAAAGCCCAGATGGAGGACATCGCAGCGCACGCGGGCGTCGGAATCGGCACGCTCTACCGTCGTTTCTCGACGAAGGAGGCGCTGCTGACCGCCTTGGTCCGCAAACGGTTCCAGGAGTTCGCCACCATCGCCGCCGAGTGCGAGGTCATCGAGGATCCGTACGACGCGCTGGCCACCTCGATGCGCCGGCAGGCGATGTCGGCCGACGGCGACGCCGCCTTCCAGCTCGCGATGATGAACCTCGACAGCTTCAGCTGGGACGGCATCGAGGAGGACAAGGCAGCGTTGAACGCCGTCCTCGGGCGGATGATCGACCGGGCCAGGGCTGCTGGCGTCGTGCGCAGCGACCTCACCGTCGAGGACTACGGCATGATGATGTGCGGAACGACCGCGACGATGTACTTCCTGCACGGGAAGGTCGCGTGGCAGCGGCACCTGGACCTGTTGCTCGCGGGCCTGCGCCCCTGA
- a CDS encoding VOC family protein, producing MRIQRFDHIGITVADLDLVTDFFVGLGLEVEGRQFVEGEFLDTVCGIPGSRTEIVMLRPPDDGTRLELATFVHPDHQPGSPHAMATELGLRNVAFEVDDLHATVAELAEDGYGLVGGIGEWEDSWAMAYVRGPEGLIVSLAQRLG from the coding sequence GTGCGGATCCAACGTTTCGACCACATCGGCATCACCGTGGCGGACCTCGACCTCGTCACCGACTTCTTCGTCGGACTGGGGCTGGAGGTGGAGGGGCGGCAGTTCGTCGAGGGCGAGTTCCTCGACACCGTCTGCGGCATCCCGGGCTCGCGCACCGAGATCGTGATGCTGCGGCCGCCCGACGACGGGACCCGGCTCGAGCTGGCCACCTTCGTTCACCCCGACCACCAGCCGGGTTCGCCGCACGCGATGGCGACCGAGCTCGGACTGCGCAACGTGGCCTTCGAGGTCGACGACTTGCACGCGACCGTGGCCGAGCTGGCGGAGGACGGCTACGGGCTCGTCGGTGGCATCGGCGAGTGGGAGGACAGCTGGGCGATGGCCTACGTGCGAGGCCCGGAAGGACTCATCGTGTCGTTGGCCCAGCGGCTCGGCTGA
- a CDS encoding MFS transporter, translating into MPGAVTVSAGLALGVYAMVKATEVGWSSGQTIGFLAGSVALLVAFVVVELRTRKPLVPFSIFRLRTLRGANIVGVLIGMSLFSMFFMVTLYLQQVLGDDALEAGLSYLPLAIAIILAAGAASALVTRIGFKNVLIIGMLFVAGGLAWFSQISPDGSFTVDVLAPSVLAGIGLGMSFVSVTIAAVTGTEAHEAGLASGLINTTQQIGGALGLAILASVANSSTKDEFGTGADAPTALTQGFADAFTIGACFALVGAVLAGLLISSRDSQEHAESARAGEAFPVAV; encoded by the coding sequence CTGCCCGGTGCCGTCACCGTCTCGGCCGGCCTCGCGCTCGGCGTCTACGCGATGGTCAAGGCCACCGAGGTCGGCTGGTCCTCGGGCCAGACCATCGGCTTCCTCGCCGGTTCGGTCGCACTGCTCGTGGCGTTCGTCGTCGTGGAGCTCCGCACCCGCAAGCCGCTGGTGCCGTTCTCGATCTTCCGACTGCGCACCCTGCGTGGCGCGAACATCGTCGGCGTGCTGATCGGGATGTCCCTGTTCTCCATGTTCTTCATGGTCACGCTCTACCTGCAGCAGGTGCTCGGGGACGACGCTCTCGAGGCGGGTCTCTCCTACCTGCCGCTGGCGATCGCGATCATCCTGGCGGCCGGTGCCGCCAGCGCCCTGGTCACCCGGATCGGGTTCAAGAACGTGCTCATCATCGGGATGCTCTTCGTCGCCGGCGGTCTCGCCTGGTTCTCACAGATCTCGCCGGACGGGTCGTTCACGGTCGACGTGCTCGCCCCCTCGGTGCTCGCCGGCATCGGGCTCGGCATGTCCTTCGTGTCGGTGACGATCGCCGCCGTGACCGGCACCGAGGCGCACGAGGCCGGCCTGGCCTCCGGCCTGATCAACACGACCCAGCAGATCGGCGGGGCTCTCGGCCTGGCGATCCTGGCCTCGGTCGCCAACTCGTCCACGAAGGACGAGTTCGGGACCGGGGCGGACGCTCCGACGGCTCTGACCCAGGGCTTCGCCGACGCGTTCACCATCGGCGCCTGCTTCGCGCTCGTCGGGGCCGTGCTCGCGGGCCTGCTGATCTCCAGCCGCGACAGCCAGGAGCATGCCGAGTCGGCGCGCGCCGGCGAGGCGTTTCCGGTCGCCGTCTGA
- a CDS encoding iron-containing redox enzyme family protein produces MKTPSPRGPWSDAVNAALTSGDALTLPADPPAVDDASLALWTLYELSYRGFDDAPGADEWSPSLLRARQYLERDLEQRLRAMTDELVEDALGSDGGVVERLERVVSHDGPSLSTYLHREADAEQYREFLALRSIYHLKESDPQAFALPRLTGPAKVALAELLYDEFGGGAPDRLHQQLFAAALTDAGLDPTYGAYLDQAPAHVLDVSNAMSFFGLHRRWRAASSGHLAAFEMTSSLPCRRYVQGAERLGLGAGVVRYFDEHVEADAVHEQLAARSICGSLVSEDPGLERDVLFGAATCILLEEASAAATLSSWSEGGSALVTADRPVAA; encoded by the coding sequence ATGAAGACTCCCTCCCCCCGCGGCCCTTGGAGCGACGCGGTCAACGCAGCGCTGACGAGCGGCGACGCCCTCACCCTTCCGGCCGATCCGCCCGCCGTGGACGATGCCTCACTGGCGCTCTGGACTCTCTACGAGCTCAGCTACCGCGGCTTCGACGACGCCCCCGGAGCCGACGAGTGGTCACCGTCCCTGCTCCGCGCCCGGCAGTACCTCGAGCGGGACCTGGAGCAGCGGTTGCGTGCGATGACCGACGAGCTGGTCGAGGATGCCCTGGGCTCTGACGGAGGTGTGGTCGAGCGTCTCGAGCGGGTGGTGTCGCACGACGGTCCTTCTCTCAGCACCTACCTGCACCGCGAGGCGGATGCCGAGCAGTACCGGGAGTTCCTCGCGCTGCGCAGCATCTACCACCTCAAAGAGTCCGATCCTCAGGCGTTCGCGCTGCCCCGGCTCACCGGACCCGCGAAGGTCGCCCTCGCCGAGCTCCTGTACGACGAGTTCGGCGGCGGTGCTCCGGACCGGCTGCACCAGCAGCTGTTCGCCGCTGCCCTGACCGACGCCGGGCTCGACCCGACGTACGGGGCCTACCTCGACCAGGCGCCGGCGCACGTCCTCGACGTGAGCAACGCGATGTCGTTCTTCGGGCTGCACCGGCGCTGGCGGGCAGCGAGCTCGGGTCACCTGGCGGCGTTCGAGATGACCAGCTCACTGCCGTGCCGGCGCTACGTGCAGGGTGCCGAGCGCCTGGGGCTGGGGGCCGGCGTCGTGCGCTACTTCGACGAGCACGTCGAGGCCGACGCGGTCCACGAGCAGCTGGCAGCGCGGTCCATCTGCGGCTCGCTCGTGAGCGAGGATCCCGGGCTCGAGCGCGACGTGCTGTTCGGAGCCGCCACGTGCATCCTGCTCGAGGAGGCCTCGGCGGCAGCCACCCTGTCCTCGTGGTCCGAGGGCGGGTCGGCGCTGGTCACGGCCGACCGACCCGTGGCGGCCTGA
- a CDS encoding HAD family hydrolase produces the protein MDEPTRAVVVDIDGTLVDSNYLHVVAWKRAFQAHDVPVVCSRLHEVMGMGGDRLVEEIAGDEVERDLGDRLRDTWTQRYDELIDELRPLPRAAELLGAIEERGARVVLASSGKPQHTRHSLELLGLTEDSYPMVTSEEVDTTKPDPEIVSAALAEVGARTGLMIGDTVWDVKAAAGVGVPSVAVRTGGIAAAVLRDAGARAVYDDVAGVLDHLAEVLDLDTRFGSW, from the coding sequence GTGGACGAGCCGACGCGCGCGGTCGTCGTCGACATCGACGGCACGCTGGTCGACTCCAACTACCTGCACGTCGTCGCCTGGAAGCGAGCCTTCCAGGCGCACGACGTCCCGGTCGTCTGCTCCCGTCTGCACGAGGTGATGGGCATGGGCGGCGACCGCCTCGTCGAGGAGATCGCCGGCGACGAGGTCGAGCGCGACCTCGGTGACCGGCTCCGCGACACCTGGACGCAGCGGTACGACGAGCTCATCGACGAGCTCCGACCCTTGCCGCGGGCAGCCGAGCTGCTCGGCGCGATCGAGGAGAGGGGTGCCCGGGTCGTCCTGGCGTCCTCGGGGAAGCCTCAGCACACCCGGCACTCCTTGGAGCTCCTCGGTCTGACCGAGGACAGCTACCCGATGGTGACGAGCGAGGAGGTGGACACCACCAAGCCCGATCCCGAGATCGTCTCCGCAGCCCTGGCGGAGGTGGGCGCCCGGACGGGACTGATGATCGGCGACACGGTCTGGGACGTGAAGGCGGCCGCGGGCGTCGGCGTGCCGTCGGTCGCGGTGCGCACCGGCGGCATCGCTGCAGCCGTCCTGCGGGACGCGGGGGCCCGCGCCGTGTACGACGACGTGGCCGGCGTGCTCGACCACCTCGCCGAGGTGCTCGACCTGGACACCCGGTTCGGCAGCTGGTGA
- a CDS encoding flavodoxin family protein — MTQTTATPEALAQFDGTGLKAMFVNCTLKRSPEPSHTQGLVDASAGIMRKHGVEVETLRLLDHDVATGVYPDMREHGWETDAWPEIYPRLLEADILVAAGPIWLGDNSSQMKVLIERIYALSGMLNDKGQYLFYGRVAGCLITGNEDGIKHCAQNVLYSLQHVGYTIPPNADAGWIGEAGPGPSYLDPGSGGPENDFTNRNTTFMTWNLLHLAKMLKDAGGVPGYGNQRSAWNDGTRFDFQNPEYR; from the coding sequence ATGACGCAGACCACCGCCACCCCCGAGGCCCTTGCCCAGTTCGACGGAACCGGGCTGAAGGCCATGTTCGTGAACTGCACCTTGAAGAGGTCACCCGAGCCCAGCCACACCCAGGGACTCGTCGACGCCAGCGCCGGCATCATGCGCAAGCACGGCGTGGAGGTCGAGACCCTCCGCCTTCTCGACCACGACGTCGCCACCGGGGTCTACCCCGACATGCGTGAGCACGGCTGGGAGACCGACGCCTGGCCGGAGATCTACCCGCGCCTGCTCGAGGCGGACATCCTGGTAGCGGCCGGCCCGATCTGGCTGGGCGACAACTCCAGCCAGATGAAGGTCCTCATCGAGCGGATCTACGCGCTCTCCGGGATGCTCAACGACAAGGGCCAGTACCTCTTCTACGGCCGGGTCGCCGGCTGCCTGATCACCGGCAACGAGGACGGCATCAAGCACTGCGCGCAGAACGTCCTCTACTCGTTGCAGCACGTCGGCTACACCATCCCGCCGAACGCCGACGCAGGCTGGATCGGCGAGGCCGGCCCTGGCCCGTCGTACCTCGACCCGGGCAGCGGCGGGCCGGAGAACGACTTCACCAACCGGAACACCACGTTCATGACGTGGAACCTGCTGCACCTGGCCAAGATGCTCAAGGACGCCGGCGGCGTTCCCGGGTACGGCAACCAGCGGTCGGCCTGGAACGACGGCACCCGGTTCGACTTCCAGAACCCCGAGTACCGGTAG
- a CDS encoding lipase, translating into MGRTARKLAALTVLLGTLVVATGVPAGATGPDYAPLDRPGPALSVPRADLAAALSCHGDLRGSALQPVLLVPATSVTPEQNYSWNWEPAFAAQKRPWCTVTMPFQTLGDIQTVGEYLVFAIREVHRQAGRKIAVMGHSQGGMSMRWALRFWPDTRPMVDDVIGMAGDNHGTTLLDPVCVEGFTTCTPQGWQQRSTSAFIEALNSRSETFAGISYTEIYSRTDEVVLPSTGAKPSSALTGPGRITNVATQSICALDVYEHLTVGTVDPVTYALATDALNHDGPAQASRISRSVCLQPFMPGVNPLDLANNLRTLSIVGALPHLLLVPAPFINLAGAPQLGKEPALRCYVLAAGCR; encoded by the coding sequence ATGGGTCGCACTGCCCGGAAGCTCGCCGCGCTCACTGTCCTGCTCGGCACCCTGGTGGTCGCCACCGGCGTACCGGCGGGAGCGACTGGCCCCGACTACGCGCCGCTGGACCGCCCCGGCCCGGCGCTGTCGGTCCCTCGTGCCGACCTCGCCGCAGCGCTCAGCTGTCACGGCGACCTGCGCGGCAGCGCGCTGCAGCCGGTCCTGCTCGTGCCCGCCACCTCGGTGACGCCGGAGCAGAACTACTCGTGGAACTGGGAGCCCGCCTTCGCCGCCCAGAAGCGGCCCTGGTGCACGGTGACGATGCCGTTTCAGACCCTCGGCGACATCCAGACCGTGGGGGAGTACCTGGTCTTCGCGATCCGCGAGGTGCACCGTCAGGCCGGTCGCAAGATCGCCGTCATGGGCCACAGCCAGGGCGGCATGTCGATGCGCTGGGCGCTGCGGTTCTGGCCGGACACCCGACCGATGGTCGACGACGTCATCGGCATGGCCGGCGACAACCACGGCACCACCCTGCTCGACCCGGTCTGCGTCGAAGGCTTCACCACCTGTACGCCGCAGGGCTGGCAGCAGCGCAGCACCTCAGCGTTCATCGAGGCCCTGAACAGCCGGTCCGAGACCTTTGCCGGGATCTCCTACACCGAGATCTACAGCCGCACCGACGAGGTGGTGCTGCCGAGCACCGGTGCGAAACCGTCCTCCGCGCTGACCGGTCCGGGTCGGATCACCAACGTCGCGACCCAGAGCATCTGTGCGCTCGACGTGTACGAGCACCTGACCGTCGGCACCGTCGACCCGGTTACGTACGCGCTCGCCACCGACGCGCTGAACCACGACGGACCGGCGCAGGCGTCCCGGATCAGCCGGTCCGTGTGCCTGCAGCCGTTCATGCCCGGGGTGAACCCGCTCGACCTCGCCAACAACCTCCGCACGCTCTCCATCGTGGGGGCCCTGCCGCACCTGCTGCTGGTCCCGGCTCCGTTCATCAACCTGGCCGGCGCGCCTCAGCTGGGCAAGGAACCCGCTTTGCGCTGCTACGTGCTCGCCGCCGGTTGCCGCTGA
- a CDS encoding hemerythrin domain-containing protein has product MSTDAIVLLKDDHKELRKLFREFQAAGDNATATKGRLVTKMIELLTVHTYIENEVMYPRVRELLPDLEDDVLESYEEHHVADVLVLELAGMKPTDERFTAKTTVLIENVTHHMDEEEQEWFPKVREGLGRKALQEMGADLLAAKKKAPRKPSQPSAVKKTVDALIA; this is encoded by the coding sequence ATGTCCACCGACGCCATCGTCCTGCTCAAGGACGACCACAAGGAGCTGCGCAAGCTCTTCCGCGAGTTCCAGGCCGCCGGCGACAACGCCACGGCGACCAAGGGTCGTCTGGTCACCAAGATGATCGAGCTGCTCACCGTGCACACCTACATCGAGAACGAGGTGATGTACCCGCGCGTGCGCGAGCTGCTGCCCGACCTCGAGGACGACGTGCTCGAGTCCTACGAGGAGCACCACGTCGCGGACGTCCTGGTGCTCGAGCTTGCGGGCATGAAGCCGACCGACGAGCGGTTCACGGCCAAGACCACCGTGCTCATCGAGAACGTCACCCACCACATGGACGAGGAGGAGCAGGAGTGGTTCCCGAAGGTCCGTGAGGGCCTCGGCCGCAAGGCGCTGCAGGAGATGGGTGCCGACCTGCTGGCGGCGAAGAAGAAGGCGCCACGCAAACCGAGCCAGCCGAGCGCGGTGAAGAAGACCGTCGACGCGCTGATCGCCTGA
- a CDS encoding NADH:flavin oxidoreductase/NADH oxidase family protein produces MTSLDAPLPLPCGQVLPNRFMKSALSEALGDSAQAPTAQLERLFRTWGEGGYGLVVTGNVMVDRRQLGEKGNVAVEDDRHLDGLTRWAKATQDGGAPIWMQINHPGRQSDPFGRTTPVAPSPVALSTPLAKKPRELTGAEIEDIIGRFATTASVAETAGFNGVQIHGAHGYLVAQFLSPLSNRRTDEWGGSPENRMRFCLEILRRIRSTVSPGFAVGIKLNSADFQRGGFSEDESRDVVAALATEGIDLIEISGGSYEAPAMMGARASTVAREAYFLEYAKTVRELAPGVPLAVTGGFRSRSAMTAALESGDCDVIGLGRPAATQPVAPVKLLDGTLDTLASPRRAVPAKAALSKVTDTSVFDSLFDLQWHTDQLHRIGAGQEPDLDRPSWKTMGSMLRRNGKDTFRRKRG; encoded by the coding sequence ATGACCTCGCTCGACGCCCCGCTGCCGCTGCCCTGCGGTCAGGTGCTTCCCAACCGCTTCATGAAGTCGGCGCTGTCCGAGGCGCTGGGTGACAGCGCGCAGGCTCCGACGGCGCAGCTCGAACGACTCTTCCGGACCTGGGGCGAAGGCGGTTACGGCCTCGTCGTCACCGGCAACGTGATGGTCGACCGCCGTCAGCTCGGCGAGAAGGGCAACGTCGCCGTCGAGGACGACCGGCACCTCGACGGCCTGACCCGCTGGGCCAAGGCGACCCAGGACGGTGGCGCGCCGATCTGGATGCAGATCAACCACCCGGGTCGGCAGTCCGACCCGTTCGGTCGGACGACGCCGGTCGCGCCGAGCCCGGTAGCCCTGAGCACCCCGCTGGCGAAGAAGCCTCGCGAGCTGACCGGTGCCGAGATCGAGGACATCATCGGCCGCTTCGCCACCACCGCCTCGGTCGCCGAGACCGCCGGGTTCAACGGTGTGCAGATCCACGGCGCCCACGGTTACCTGGTCGCCCAGTTCCTCTCGCCGTTGAGCAACCGGCGCACCGACGAGTGGGGCGGGTCGCCGGAGAACCGGATGCGGTTCTGCCTGGAGATCCTGCGCCGGATCCGGAGCACGGTCTCGCCCGGCTTCGCGGTCGGCATCAAGCTGAACTCGGCGGACTTCCAGCGCGGAGGGTTCAGCGAGGATGAGTCCCGCGACGTCGTCGCGGCACTGGCGACCGAGGGCATCGACCTGATCGAGATCAGCGGCGGTTCCTACGAGGCGCCCGCGATGATGGGGGCGCGCGCCTCGACCGTCGCCCGCGAGGCCTACTTCCTGGAGTACGCCAAGACCGTGCGCGAGCTGGCGCCCGGCGTACCGCTCGCAGTCACCGGAGGCTTCCGGTCGCGGTCCGCGATGACCGCGGCGCTCGAGTCCGGCGACTGCGACGTGATCGGTCTCGGTCGCCCTGCTGCGACCCAGCCGGTCGCCCCGGTGAAGCTGCTGGACGGGACCCTGGACACGCTGGCCTCGCCCCGCCGAGCGGTGCCGGCCAAGGCGGCCCTGAGCAAGGTCACCGACACATCGGTCTTCGACAGCCTGTTCGACCTGCAGTGGCACACCGACCAGCTCCACCGCATCGGTGCCGGTCAGGAGCCCGACCTGGACCGGCCGTCCTGGAAGACGATGGGCTCGATGCTCAGGCGCAACGGCAAGGACACCTTCCGCCGCAAGCGCGGCTGA
- a CDS encoding MFS transporter encodes MTTTAPTITTTSAQAGNTYPSLRAAWIPLAALCLAFFVEMVDNTLLSIALPTIGRDLGGGTTALQWVTGAYSLTFGGLLLTAGSMADRLGRRRVLLVGLTVFGLLSLCVVLVSTTGELIGLRAGLGIAAAAMAPITNSLVFRLFDDKALRMRAMTVMIIVGMSGFVLGPLLGGTALAHVSWEWLLVVNAPIALIAFIGVRLGVPADRPEDLTDDVLDLPGAALSVVAIGLACFSLTSGVEHGWASPLTLGSIVGALAAGLAFVSHERRTAAPMLDLRLFSNGTVRGAAIAQIGTSIAMASVMFGLILHFQFAYGWSPVKAGLANLPIIITMLLATPLSEWLGTTFGHRIACLVGAGFLAGSLAGLSWGVDHGYLPIAVSMVAMTIGLRTVMTICAVALVDAMPANRTSIGTALNDTAQEIGTSVGTAVVGTMIAALVTTSLPAGTWSSALVRSFFHGERITYAVLAVVVGLVAGLGALTLTNSHSVEEAHEA; translated from the coding sequence ATGACCACCACCGCTCCCACGATCACCACGACTTCGGCGCAGGCCGGCAACACCTATCCGTCCCTGCGCGCGGCCTGGATCCCGCTGGCCGCACTCTGCCTCGCGTTCTTCGTCGAGATGGTCGACAACACGCTGCTGTCGATCGCCCTGCCCACGATCGGCCGAGACCTGGGTGGCGGCACCACCGCTCTGCAGTGGGTCACCGGCGCCTACTCGCTGACCTTCGGCGGCCTGCTGCTCACGGCGGGCTCGATGGCCGACCGCCTCGGTCGCAGGCGGGTCCTGCTCGTCGGCCTCACCGTCTTCGGGCTGCTCAGCCTCTGCGTCGTCCTCGTCTCCACGACCGGTGAGCTGATCGGCCTGCGCGCCGGACTCGGCATCGCCGCCGCGGCAATGGCGCCGATCACCAACTCGCTGGTCTTCCGGCTCTTCGACGACAAGGCGCTGCGGATGCGCGCCATGACCGTGATGATCATCGTCGGCATGTCCGGCTTCGTTCTCGGGCCGCTGCTCGGCGGCACCGCCCTGGCCCACGTGAGCTGGGAGTGGCTGCTGGTCGTCAACGCGCCGATCGCGCTGATCGCGTTCATCGGTGTCCGGCTCGGCGTTCCGGCCGACCGTCCCGAGGACCTGACCGACGACGTCCTCGACCTGCCCGGCGCGGCCCTGTCCGTCGTCGCCATCGGGCTGGCGTGCTTCTCGCTGACCAGCGGTGTCGAGCACGGCTGGGCCTCCCCGCTCACCCTCGGTTCGATCGTCGGTGCACTCGCCGCAGGCCTCGCGTTCGTCAGCCACGAGCGGCGTACGGCGGCACCGATGCTCGACCTGCGTCTGTTCTCCAACGGGACCGTCCGCGGTGCGGCGATCGCCCAGATCGGCACCTCGATCGCGATGGCCAGTGTGATGTTCGGCCTGATCCTGCACTTCCAGTTCGCCTACGGCTGGAGCCCCGTGAAGGCCGGGCTGGCCAACCTGCCGATCATCATCACGATGCTCCTCGCCACGCCGCTCTCGGAGTGGCTGGGCACCACGTTCGGGCACCGGATCGCGTGCCTGGTCGGCGCCGGCTTCCTCGCCGGGTCGCTGGCGGGCCTGAGCTGGGGCGTCGACCACGGGTACCTGCCGATCGCGGTCTCGATGGTGGCCATGACGATCGGGCTGCGCACCGTCATGACGATCTGTGCGGTCGCCCTGGTCGACGCGATGCCGGCCAACCGCACCTCGATCGGCACAGCGCTCAACGACACCGCCCAGGAGATCGGCACCAGCGTCGGCACGGCCGTCGTCGGCACGATGATCGCGGCACTGGTCACCACGTCGCTGCCGGCAGGCACCTGGAGCAGCGCGCTGGTGCGGTCGTTCTTCCACGGGGAGCGGATCACCTACGCCGTGCTCGCCGTGGTGGTCGGTCTGGTCGCCGGGCTCGGAGCGCTCACCCTGACCAACTCCCATTCGGTCGAGGAAGCGCACGAGGCCTGA
- a CDS encoding STAS domain-containing protein — MNAPPTITTSPSTTGHVVVTVAGDHDLDTADDLRQQLFEAIGTNPQVVLDLSRMTFCDSVCLGVLVSSHQAAVSAGGWLRVAAPGTYIRRVLDLTRLDQVLSIHDSLEEAVRPSVEAPAVPEQRGADSA; from the coding sequence ATGAACGCACCTCCCACGATCACGACGTCTCCGTCGACGACCGGTCATGTCGTGGTCACCGTTGCCGGCGACCACGACCTCGACACCGCCGACGACCTGCGCCAGCAGCTGTTCGAGGCGATCGGCACCAACCCGCAGGTCGTGCTCGACCTGTCCAGGATGACCTTCTGCGACTCGGTCTGCCTCGGCGTCCTGGTCTCGAGTCACCAGGCTGCTGTGAGCGCCGGCGGCTGGCTCCGGGTCGCTGCACCCGGAACCTACATCCGACGGGTTCTCGACCTGACCCGGCTCGACCAGGTGCTGTCGATCCACGACTCCCTCGAAGAGGCCGTCCGACCTTCCGTCGAGGCTCCGGCCGTGCCCGAGCAGCGGGGTGCTGACTCAGCCTGA
- a CDS encoding CDGSH iron-sulfur domain-containing protein, whose amino-acid sequence MTAPAREPLTEDEVRSLVDRGSQDRCAIEVIEGGPALVRGAAAVADGDGVEHPACRPVVGVCTCHLSQRAPWCDGTHKVAAARLRSG is encoded by the coding sequence ATGACGGCCCCAGCGCGGGAGCCCTTGACCGAGGACGAGGTGCGGTCGCTGGTGGACCGCGGAAGCCAGGACAGGTGCGCCATCGAAGTCATCGAGGGCGGTCCGGCGCTGGTCCGGGGGGCGGCCGCCGTCGCGGACGGTGACGGCGTGGAGCACCCTGCGTGCCGACCCGTCGTCGGTGTCTGCACCTGCCACCTGAGCCAGCGCGCACCCTGGTGCGACGGGACGCACAAGGTGGCTGCAGCGAGGCTTCGCTCAGGCTGA